In a single window of the Streptomyces sp. CGMCC 4.7035 genome:
- a CDS encoding ABC transporter substrate-binding protein, whose protein sequence is MRKSARIAALAAAGLLAVTSLTACANDAATTASSDSGSKGDGKGEKVKIMVGGLDKVIYLPAMLTQRLGYFDAEGLDVELLSEPAGVQAETALVSGQVQGAVGFYDHTLDLQTKGKIVESVVQFSHAPGEVEIVSKKRVKDITSPKDFKGKKLGITGLGSSTDFLTKYLAVKNGVKVSDFSPVAVGAGPTFISALQQGSIDAGMTTDPTVANVIAKDLGQVLVDMRTPQGSQDALGGPYPSSSLYMQTDWVNSHKETVQKLANAFVKTLQWMSTHTANEIADKMPADYSQGNKTLYASAINSTLPMFTKDGVMPKDGPETVEKVLKAFNPNIKNATIDLSKTYTTEFVEKAAG, encoded by the coding sequence ATGCGCAAGTCCGCCAGAATCGCTGCCCTCGCCGCGGCCGGCCTGCTCGCCGTCACCTCGCTCACCGCCTGCGCCAACGACGCCGCCACCACCGCGTCGTCCGATTCCGGCAGCAAGGGCGACGGCAAGGGCGAGAAGGTCAAGATCATGGTCGGTGGCCTGGACAAGGTCATCTACCTGCCGGCCATGCTCACCCAGCGGCTCGGCTACTTCGACGCCGAGGGCCTCGACGTGGAACTGCTGAGCGAGCCGGCCGGCGTCCAGGCCGAGACCGCGCTCGTCTCCGGTCAGGTCCAGGGAGCCGTCGGCTTCTACGACCACACGCTCGACCTCCAGACCAAGGGCAAGATCGTCGAGTCCGTGGTGCAGTTCTCGCACGCGCCCGGTGAGGTGGAGATCGTCTCCAAGAAGCGCGTGAAGGACATCACGTCCCCGAAGGACTTCAAGGGCAAGAAGCTCGGCATCACGGGCCTCGGCTCCTCGACCGACTTCCTCACCAAGTACCTCGCGGTGAAGAACGGCGTGAAGGTCAGCGACTTCAGCCCGGTCGCCGTCGGCGCGGGACCGACGTTCATCTCCGCCCTCCAGCAGGGCTCCATCGACGCCGGCATGACCACGGACCCGACCGTCGCCAACGTCATCGCGAAGGACCTCGGCCAGGTGCTCGTCGACATGCGGACGCCGCAGGGGTCGCAGGACGCGCTCGGCGGCCCGTACCCGTCGTCCAGCCTCTACATGCAGACGGACTGGGTGAACAGCCACAAGGAGACGGTCCAGAAGCTGGCCAACGCCTTCGTCAAGACCCTCCAGTGGATGTCGACGCACACCGCGAACGAGATCGCCGACAAGATGCCGGCCGACTACTCGCAGGGCAACAAGACCCTCTACGCGAGTGCCATCAACAGCACACTGCCGATGTTCACCAAGGACGGCGTGATGCCCAAGGACGGTCCGGAGACAGTCGAGAAGGTCCTCAAGGCGTTCAACCCCAACATCAAGAACGCCACCATCGACCTGAGCAAGACGTACACCACGGAGTTCGTGGAGAAGGCCGCGGGCTGA
- a CDS encoding sensor histidine kinase, translated as MSPSPPARRLRLGLPRRMFSQLLLMQVAIAAGVAVLATGLFLAPLSHLLDDQAMRRALAIAQTTAAQPQIAKDLQSTRPSPDGPVQAEAERIRKASNAEYVVVMNTKWVRWSHRDPTQVGKVVSTDPSDALAGQEVMEIDSGTLGRSARGKVPLRDAHGRIIGAVSVGIEYNSVRARLIHAIPGLFAYAGAALAIGALAAYLISRRVQRQTRDLAFSDIAALLAEREAMLHGIREGVVALDRGGRIRLLNDEAQRLLGVGDEAVGRSLDEALGEGRTTDVLAGRVTGTDLLTVRGHRVLVANRMPTDDGGAVATLRDRTELEQLGRELDSTRGLIDALRAQDHEHANRMHTLLGLLELEMYDDAVEFVGEVVGDHRATAEQVTEKIHDPLLAALLVGKATVAAERGVALWIADRTLLPDRLIDPRGLVTIVGNLVDNALDAVAGTPHARVEVELRAEGRTAVLRVRDTGPGIPTERRELIFTDGWSTKQPPAHGKRGIGLSLVRRLAERQGGSARVGEAEGGGAEFTVVLPEALAEPDLTSEPTPATGQGLVPVRETPAGAALSRDTPAYEARPRETPLPISQEPISQEEPR; from the coding sequence ATGAGCCCCTCTCCCCCTGCAAGACGACTGCGCCTCGGCCTGCCGCGGCGGATGTTCTCGCAGCTCTTGCTGATGCAGGTGGCGATCGCCGCGGGCGTCGCCGTGCTCGCCACCGGACTGTTCCTGGCGCCGCTCAGCCACCTGCTGGACGACCAGGCGATGCGCCGGGCCCTCGCGATCGCGCAGACCACGGCCGCACAGCCGCAGATCGCCAAGGACCTGCAGTCCACACGCCCGTCTCCCGACGGACCCGTGCAGGCGGAGGCGGAGCGCATCCGCAAGGCCAGCAACGCCGAGTACGTCGTGGTGATGAACACGAAGTGGGTGCGCTGGTCGCACCGGGACCCCACACAGGTCGGCAAGGTCGTCTCCACCGACCCGAGCGATGCCCTGGCCGGCCAGGAGGTCATGGAGATCGACAGCGGCACCCTGGGCCGCTCGGCCCGGGGCAAAGTGCCGCTGCGGGACGCACACGGAAGGATCATCGGCGCGGTCTCCGTGGGCATCGAGTACAACAGCGTGCGGGCTCGTCTGATCCACGCGATACCGGGGCTGTTCGCGTACGCCGGCGCGGCCCTCGCGATCGGCGCGCTGGCCGCGTATCTGATCTCCCGCAGGGTCCAGCGGCAGACCCGCGACCTCGCCTTCTCCGACATCGCGGCGCTGCTCGCCGAGCGCGAGGCGATGCTGCACGGCATCAGGGAGGGCGTCGTCGCCCTGGACCGAGGGGGCCGGATACGCCTCCTCAACGACGAGGCGCAACGACTGCTGGGCGTCGGTGACGAGGCCGTCGGCCGGTCCCTCGACGAGGCGCTCGGCGAGGGACGTACGACCGATGTGCTCGCCGGCCGCGTCACGGGCACGGATCTGCTCACCGTGCGCGGTCACCGCGTCCTGGTCGCCAACCGCATGCCCACCGACGACGGCGGCGCCGTCGCCACCCTGCGCGACCGCACGGAGCTGGAACAGCTCGGCCGGGAACTCGACTCGACGCGCGGCCTGATCGACGCGCTGCGCGCGCAGGACCACGAGCACGCCAACCGTATGCACACCCTCCTGGGGCTGCTCGAACTGGAGATGTACGACGACGCCGTGGAGTTCGTCGGCGAGGTGGTCGGTGACCATCGCGCCACCGCGGAACAGGTCACCGAGAAGATCCACGACCCGCTGCTGGCGGCCCTGTTGGTGGGCAAGGCCACGGTCGCCGCCGAGCGCGGTGTCGCGCTGTGGATCGCGGACCGGACGTTGCTGCCGGACCGGTTGATCGACCCCAGGGGCCTGGTCACGATCGTCGGCAACCTGGTCGACAACGCCCTCGACGCCGTCGCGGGCACGCCGCACGCGCGCGTGGAGGTCGAATTGCGCGCCGAGGGGCGTACGGCGGTCCTCAGGGTGCGCGACACGGGGCCCGGAATCCCCACCGAACGGCGGGAGCTGATCTTCACGGACGGATGGTCCACCAAGCAGCCCCCGGCCCACGGCAAGCGCGGGATCGGTCTCTCCTTGGTGCGTCGTCTCGCCGAACGCCAAGGGGGCAGCGCCCGTGTGGGCGAGGCGGAGGGCGGCGGCGCGGAGTTCACCGTGGTACTGCCTGAGGCGCTGGCGGAGCCCGACCTGACATCGGAGCCGACCCCTGCGACCGGCCAGGGCCTTGTCCCGGTACGGGAGACACCCGCCGGGGCGGCACTCTCACGGGACACACCCGCATACGAGGCACGGCCCCGGGAAACACCTCTGCCGATCTCTCAGGAGCCGATCTCTCAGGAGGAGCCGCGATGA
- a CDS encoding DUF485 domain-containing protein has protein sequence MQSSNDRSRRRGDGPESSVEKYEGRGPDATDAEAAGHARYDDPWYDALASGWGELDGMGAPAPAVPPARTEQQTRTGGVADVYLEVQRSAAFQEVRSRYRRFVIPGLAVFITWYVGYVVTAQTAPELMARPVAGSVNVAMLAGLGQFLTTFLFTWAYARHARLRRDRAALDLRWDTQELTRGLRGGER, from the coding sequence ATGCAGTCAAGCAATGACCGTTCCCGCAGACGCGGGGACGGTCCTGAGAGTTCGGTTGAGAAGTACGAAGGCCGTGGCCCGGATGCCACGGACGCGGAGGCGGCCGGACACGCGAGGTATGACGACCCCTGGTACGACGCGCTCGCTTCCGGCTGGGGTGAGTTGGACGGGATGGGCGCTCCCGCGCCCGCCGTGCCTCCCGCGCGGACGGAACAGCAGACACGTACCGGTGGTGTGGCCGATGTCTATCTGGAGGTGCAGCGCAGCGCGGCATTTCAGGAGGTGCGCAGCCGGTACCGAAGGTTTGTGATTCCAGGTCTGGCCGTTTTCATCACCTGGTATGTGGGCTATGTGGTGACCGCGCAGACGGCGCCGGAGCTGATGGCGCGGCCGGTGGCGGGCTCCGTGAACGTGGCGATGCTGGCGGGGCTCGGGCAGTTCCTGACGACGTTCCTGTTCACCTGGGCGTACGCGCGGCACGCCCGGTTGCGCAGGGATCGGGCCGCCCTTGATCTGCGCTGGGACACCCAGGAGTTGACGCGGGGACTCAGGGGCGGCGAGCGGTGA
- a CDS encoding solute symporter family protein — MTGHHQALALLLFSVFVAITLAITTWVSRNRHGSAEEFYAGGRLFSPMENGFAIAGDYTSAASFLGVTGLIALFGYDGLLYVVGFFVAWLVVLFFVAELVRNCGRFTLADVVAARMSERPVRIAAGTSSVTVSVLYLVAQMVGAGSLVALLLGGTSAAARAWTVIVVGALMVIYVSLGGMRATTWIQIVKAVLLLSGTIVLTVLVLVRFHGDIDALLRTAAERSGHGESFLAPGLKYGGDWTARIDFISLGLALVLGTAGLPHILSRFYTVPTARAARRSVVWAVGLIGCFYLMTIVLGFGAAAVVGPDAVRESNTAGNTAVPLLALNLGGGADSTGGTVLFAVVAAIAFATILAVVAGITLASSASVAHDLYASLRHRRAEPRSEVAVARAAAVGIGVVAIALGILARDLNAAFLVGLAFAVSASANLPVLMYSLFWRGFTTRGAVWAVYGGLAPALGLVLLSPVVSGSPESLFPAVDFQYFPLQNPGIVSIPLGFLAGWLGTLTSAEPADEAKHAETEVRSLTGAGAV, encoded by the coding sequence GTGACCGGACACCATCAGGCGCTGGCGTTGCTGCTGTTCAGCGTCTTCGTCGCGATCACGCTGGCGATCACGACGTGGGTGAGCCGCAACCGGCATGGGTCGGCCGAGGAGTTCTATGCGGGCGGGCGGTTGTTCTCGCCGATGGAGAATGGTTTTGCCATCGCGGGCGACTACACGTCGGCGGCCTCCTTTCTGGGCGTCACCGGGCTCATCGCGCTTTTCGGATACGACGGGCTGCTGTATGTGGTGGGCTTCTTCGTCGCTTGGCTCGTGGTGCTCTTCTTCGTCGCCGAACTCGTGCGCAACTGCGGGCGGTTCACGCTCGCGGACGTCGTTGCGGCGCGGATGAGCGAGCGGCCGGTGCGGATCGCGGCGGGAACCTCCTCGGTGACCGTGTCGGTGCTGTACCTGGTGGCGCAGATGGTGGGAGCGGGCAGTCTGGTAGCGCTGCTGCTCGGGGGCACGAGCGCGGCGGCGCGCGCCTGGACGGTGATCGTTGTCGGCGCGCTCATGGTGATCTATGTGTCGCTCGGCGGGATGCGGGCGACCACCTGGATCCAGATCGTCAAGGCGGTCCTGCTGCTGAGTGGCACGATCGTGCTGACGGTGCTCGTCCTGGTGCGTTTCCACGGGGACATCGACGCATTGCTGCGGACGGCGGCGGAGCGCAGCGGGCACGGCGAGTCGTTTCTGGCGCCGGGCCTGAAGTACGGCGGGGACTGGACCGCGCGGATCGACTTCATCAGCCTGGGCCTCGCCCTCGTGCTGGGCACGGCCGGGCTGCCGCACATCCTGTCCCGCTTCTACACGGTGCCGACCGCGCGGGCGGCCCGCCGCTCGGTCGTCTGGGCGGTCGGACTCATCGGCTGCTTCTATCTGATGACGATCGTGCTGGGCTTCGGTGCGGCCGCTGTCGTGGGGCCGGACGCCGTACGAGAGTCGAACACCGCCGGGAACACGGCGGTGCCGCTGCTGGCCCTGAACCTGGGCGGCGGAGCCGACTCCACCGGAGGAACGGTTCTGTTCGCCGTGGTCGCAGCGATCGCCTTCGCCACGATCCTCGCGGTCGTCGCCGGAATCACCCTCGCCTCCTCGGCCTCCGTCGCCCACGATCTGTACGCGTCGTTGCGACACCGCCGCGCCGAACCGCGCAGCGAGGTGGCGGTGGCACGGGCCGCCGCCGTCGGCATCGGCGTGGTCGCGATCGCGCTCGGGATACTGGCCCGCGACCTCAACGCGGCCTTCCTGGTGGGACTCGCCTTCGCCGTCTCGGCGTCCGCGAACCTGCCCGTGCTGATGTACTCACTGTTCTGGCGCGGTTTTACGACGCGCGGCGCCGTCTGGGCGGTCTACGGCGGCCTCGCGCCCGCGCTGGGACTCGTGCTGCTGTCGCCGGTGGTCTCGGGGAGCCCCGAATCGTTGTTCCCGGCCGTCGACTTCCAGTACTTCCCGTTGCAGAACCCGGGCATCGTCTCCATCCCGCTCGGTTTCCTCGCGGGCTGGCTCGGCACGCTCACCTCGGCGGAACCGGCGGACGAGGCCAAGCACGCGGAGACCGAGGTGCGGTCGCTGACGGGCGCCGGGGCGGTCTGA
- a CDS encoding ABC transporter permease, producing the protein MSPEVISAPAPVDLSKSDRAHSRARAARKRKAVVALARVLLLLAVLGLWEALSRAKVIDPFNFSMPSKIWDQIYTWVTHGTALGSLGEQIWVTLHEALLGWVIGVVAGVLFGIALGRVAFLADVLGPYIKVLNSIPRIVLAPIFVIWFGLGPSSKVASAVVLVFFPVFFNAFQGAREVDRNLVANARILGATNRRVTLQVVIPSATSWIFTSLHVSFGFALIGAIVGEYIGATQGIGLLVAQSQGTFNAAGVYAAMVILAVVALVAEGLLTYAERRIFRWKPSDSGH; encoded by the coding sequence ATGTCGCCTGAGGTCATCTCCGCGCCAGCCCCTGTGGACCTGTCCAAGTCGGACCGCGCCCACTCACGCGCGCGTGCCGCCCGCAAGCGCAAGGCCGTCGTCGCGCTTGCCCGTGTGCTGCTGCTGCTCGCCGTGCTCGGCCTCTGGGAGGCGCTCTCGCGGGCCAAGGTCATCGACCCGTTCAACTTCTCGATGCCGTCGAAGATCTGGGACCAGATCTACACCTGGGTCACGCACGGCACCGCGCTCGGCTCCCTCGGTGAGCAGATCTGGGTCACCCTCCACGAGGCGCTGCTCGGCTGGGTCATCGGTGTCGTGGCCGGCGTGCTCTTCGGTATCGCGCTGGGGCGGGTCGCCTTCCTCGCCGATGTCCTTGGTCCATACATCAAGGTGCTCAACTCCATACCCAGGATCGTCCTTGCGCCGATCTTCGTGATCTGGTTCGGGCTCGGGCCCTCCTCCAAGGTCGCGTCGGCCGTCGTCCTGGTCTTCTTCCCGGTCTTCTTCAACGCCTTCCAGGGCGCCCGCGAGGTCGACCGCAACCTGGTGGCCAACGCCCGCATCCTGGGCGCCACCAACCGTCGGGTGACGCTTCAGGTCGTCATCCCGTCGGCCACTTCATGGATCTTCACCAGCCTCCACGTCAGCTTCGGCTTCGCCCTCATCGGCGCCATCGTCGGCGAGTACATCGGTGCCACCCAGGGCATCGGCCTGCTCGTCGCCCAGTCCCAGGGCACCTTCAACGCGGCCGGCGTGTACGCCGCCATGGTCATCCTCGCGGTCGTGGCACTGGTGGCCGAGGGCCTGCTCACCTACGCCGAGCGACGCATCTTCCGCTGGAAGCCGTCGGACTCCGGGCACTGA
- a CDS encoding response regulator transcription factor: MTEEGSRKAARVVVADDQTVVREGIVMLLGLLPGIEVVGAAGDGDEAVKLVAELAPDVVLMDLRMPRCDGVEATRRIRAEHPGTQVVVLTTYADDESLFPALRAGARGYLTKDAGGDEIVRAVHSVLSGDAGLSPSIQRRLLERLSDPEPPAAAEAPDGLTAREKEVLVLIAEGLTNQEIARRLHVSTATVKTHINNLFAKTGLKDRAQAVRYAYANGLVQPPSQ; encoded by the coding sequence ATGACGGAGGAGGGGAGCAGGAAGGCCGCCCGGGTTGTGGTGGCGGACGATCAGACGGTGGTGCGGGAGGGCATCGTGATGCTGCTCGGGCTACTTCCAGGAATCGAGGTCGTCGGTGCCGCCGGCGACGGGGACGAGGCTGTGAAGCTCGTCGCCGAACTCGCCCCGGACGTGGTGCTGATGGACCTGCGCATGCCGCGTTGCGACGGCGTCGAGGCGACCCGGCGTATCCGCGCCGAGCACCCCGGCACCCAGGTCGTCGTGCTCACCACCTATGCGGACGACGAGTCGCTGTTCCCGGCGCTGAGAGCAGGAGCGCGCGGCTATCTCACCAAGGACGCGGGCGGGGACGAGATCGTGCGGGCCGTGCACAGCGTGCTGTCCGGAGACGCCGGGCTCTCGCCGAGCATTCAACGACGGTTGCTGGAGCGGCTGTCGGACCCGGAGCCGCCCGCGGCCGCGGAGGCGCCGGACGGACTCACCGCACGGGAGAAGGAGGTGCTCGTACTGATCGCCGAGGGGCTGACCAACCAGGAGATCGCCCGCAGACTGCATGTCTCCACGGCCACCGTGAAGACCCACATCAACAATCTCTTCGCCAAGACGGGGCTCAAAGACCGTGCTCAGGCGGTCCGTTACGCGTATGCCAACGGGCTGGTGCAGCCACCTTCGCAGTGA
- a CDS encoding response regulator, producing MIDVLVVDDDFRVAEINAKYVGKVPGFRVAARAHSAAQALAAVERAPIDLVLLDHYLPDQTGLELVHRMRERGHGTDVIMITAAGDVATVQTAMRLGALHYLVKPFTFAALRTRLDSYAALRRTVDRVGGRGVAGQEQVDRIFGALRTAPASASPGLPSGHSEPTTDLICDVLHRADHPLSAHEVAARTGLSRSTAQRYLRHLEQAGRLRLSLKYGDTGRPEHRYAWVAP from the coding sequence ATGATTGACGTCCTGGTCGTGGACGACGACTTCCGCGTCGCCGAGATCAACGCCAAGTACGTGGGAAAGGTTCCCGGCTTCCGGGTAGCCGCCCGCGCGCACAGCGCAGCCCAGGCGCTCGCCGCGGTGGAACGCGCCCCGATCGACCTGGTACTGCTCGACCACTACCTGCCCGACCAGACGGGTCTGGAACTGGTCCACCGCATGCGCGAACGCGGTCACGGCACCGACGTCATCATGATCACGGCGGCCGGAGACGTGGCGACCGTACAGACCGCGATGCGTCTGGGTGCCCTGCACTACCTGGTGAAACCGTTCACCTTCGCGGCCCTGCGCACGCGCCTCGACTCGTACGCCGCCCTGCGTCGCACCGTCGACCGCGTCGGCGGCCGAGGTGTGGCGGGCCAGGAGCAGGTCGACCGCATCTTCGGCGCCCTGCGCACCGCCCCCGCGTCCGCGTCGCCCGGGCTGCCCAGTGGCCACTCGGAGCCGACGACCGACCTCATCTGCGACGTACTGCACCGGGCCGACCACCCGCTCTCCGCCCACGAGGTGGCCGCCCGGACAGGCCTCAGCCGCTCCACCGCCCAGCGCTATCTGCGCCACCTGGAACAGGCGGGCCGGCTGCGCCTCTCCCTGAAGTACGGCGACACCGGACGGCCCGAGCACCGGTACGCGTGGGTGGCGCCGTAG
- a CDS encoding response regulator has product MTRPIEVLVVDDDTRVARVNAAYVEKVAGFRVAGEAHNAADALRQMETLPHLDLVLMDHYLPDDTGLAVVQEMRRRGHQTDVIMVSAARDVQTVQAAMRHGALQYLVKPFNFAGLRAKLEAYAELRRTLDGGGEAEQAEVDRIFGALSAGSEPGLPKGHSPSTADLVRRALVSAEGPLSAQEIAEQTGLSRQTAQRYLKLLERTGRATLTLKYGDAGRPEHRYVWATRA; this is encoded by the coding sequence ATGACCCGGCCGATCGAAGTACTGGTCGTGGACGACGACACCCGGGTCGCGCGGGTCAACGCCGCCTACGTGGAGAAGGTCGCCGGCTTCCGCGTGGCCGGCGAGGCGCACAACGCGGCCGACGCGCTGCGCCAGATGGAGACGCTGCCCCATCTGGACCTGGTGCTGATGGACCACTACCTGCCCGACGACACGGGGCTCGCGGTCGTCCAGGAGATGCGCCGGCGCGGTCACCAGACCGATGTGATCATGGTGAGCGCGGCCCGTGACGTCCAGACCGTGCAGGCGGCGATGCGGCACGGCGCACTCCAGTACCTGGTCAAGCCGTTCAACTTCGCGGGCCTGCGCGCCAAGCTGGAGGCGTACGCCGAACTGCGCCGCACCCTCGACGGCGGCGGCGAGGCCGAGCAGGCGGAGGTCGACCGGATCTTCGGGGCCCTGTCGGCGGGTTCGGAGCCGGGGCTGCCGAAAGGGCACTCCCCCAGCACGGCGGACTTGGTACGCCGTGCCCTGGTGAGCGCCGAGGGGCCGCTGTCCGCGCAGGAGATCGCCGAACAGACCGGGCTGAGCCGCCAGACCGCCCAGCGTTATCTGAAGCTCCTGGAGCGCACGGGACGGGCCACACTGACCCTCAAATACGGCGACGCGGGCCGCCCAGAACATCGCTACGTCTGGGCGACCCGCGCCTGA
- a CDS encoding sucrase ferredoxin → MSTCTTASRDLDEPLAGTAATARTWLLLEQPGPWGAKALTSSHLDPALGRALEAAAEGTGVRIALIRRPGRHADCGTPAVRQVYVAHTVPGNVWLHSATTSEPERLLDLDFAALGRGDSHTFDSVLQGRPHTGDPLALVCTNGKRDRCCALLGRPLAAELSASGVGGVWEVTHLGGHRFSPTLLVLPFGYAYGRAQAPHVKEVLRGVREGRIVVDGCRGSSAWERPAQAAELAVRTAVREYAADALTVVRTDGAAPRWEVVVGHVDGRLWRVVVAQGASLPPRPESCGSALGSPARMDVVAVQELHLADAAGPVRC, encoded by the coding sequence GTGAGTACGTGCACGACCGCGTCCCGGGACCTCGACGAGCCCCTCGCGGGGACCGCGGCGACCGCGAGGACATGGCTGTTGCTGGAACAGCCCGGCCCTTGGGGCGCCAAGGCGCTCACATCGAGCCACCTGGACCCGGCGCTCGGCCGCGCCCTCGAAGCGGCCGCGGAGGGCACCGGTGTGCGGATCGCGCTCATCCGCCGTCCCGGCCGCCACGCCGACTGCGGAACGCCCGCCGTACGTCAGGTGTACGTGGCCCACACCGTTCCCGGAAACGTATGGCTGCACTCCGCCACGACCTCCGAGCCGGAACGGTTGCTCGACCTGGACTTCGCGGCACTCGGCAGGGGCGACTCACACACCTTCGACTCGGTCCTCCAGGGGCGGCCCCACACAGGCGATCCGCTCGCACTCGTCTGCACCAACGGCAAGCGGGACCGCTGCTGCGCCCTTCTCGGCCGCCCTCTCGCGGCAGAACTGTCCGCCTCCGGAGTGGGCGGCGTCTGGGAGGTCACCCATCTGGGCGGCCACCGCTTCTCGCCCACGCTGCTCGTCCTGCCCTTCGGATACGCCTACGGTCGGGCGCAGGCGCCGCACGTCAAGGAGGTCCTCCGGGGGGTACGCGAAGGGCGGATCGTGGTCGACGGGTGCCGCGGCAGCTCCGCCTGGGAGCGACCCGCACAGGCCGCGGAACTCGCGGTGCGCACAGCGGTCCGCGAATACGCGGCGGACGCGCTGACCGTCGTCCGCACGGACGGCGCCGCGCCCCGCTGGGAGGTCGTCGTGGGCCACGTCGACGGCCGTCTGTGGCGCGTCGTCGTGGCGCAGGGCGCCTCCCTGCCGCCCCGCCCGGAGAGCTGCGGCTCGGCACTGGGTTCGCCGGCGCGGATGGACGTGGTGGCCGTACAGGAACTGCACCTCGCGGACGCCGCCGGCCCCGTGCGCTGCTGA
- a CDS encoding ABC transporter ATP-binding protein: protein MSADTSPAIELRGASKTFRTPSGGLHTAVQGLDLTVGRGEFVAVVGPTGCGKSTTLTLVSGLEEPSEGDVLVAGEPVAGVGDKVGFVFQQDATFPWRTVLSNVMAGPRFRGVPKAEAKQKAREWLARVGLAAFEDRYPHQLSGGQRKRVALAATFVNDPEILLMDEPFSALDVQTRALMSDELLELWEGTGASVVFVTHDLEESIALADKVVVMTAGPATVKQVFDIDLPRPRKVESIRLEPRFIEIYREIWESLGEEVRITRERGAAHVA from the coding sequence ATGAGCGCAGACACCAGCCCCGCCATCGAGCTACGGGGCGCGAGCAAGACCTTCAGGACCCCGTCGGGGGGTCTGCACACGGCCGTTCAGGGCCTGGATCTGACCGTCGGGCGGGGCGAGTTCGTCGCCGTCGTCGGACCCACCGGGTGCGGCAAGTCGACGACCCTGACCCTGGTCAGCGGCCTGGAGGAGCCCAGCGAGGGCGATGTCCTGGTGGCCGGAGAGCCGGTCGCCGGAGTCGGGGACAAGGTCGGTTTCGTCTTCCAGCAGGACGCCACGTTTCCCTGGCGTACGGTGCTGTCCAACGTCATGGCGGGACCGCGTTTCCGGGGCGTGCCGAAGGCCGAGGCCAAGCAGAAGGCGCGCGAGTGGCTGGCCCGCGTCGGGCTCGCGGCCTTCGAGGACCGCTACCCCCACCAGCTCTCCGGAGGCCAGCGCAAGCGCGTCGCTCTCGCCGCCACCTTCGTCAACGACCCGGAGATCCTGCTCATGGACGAGCCCTTCTCGGCGCTCGACGTGCAGACCAGGGCGTTGATGTCGGACGAACTGCTGGAGCTGTGGGAGGGCACGGGCGCTTCTGTTGTCTTCGTCACACACGACCTGGAGGAGTCCATCGCGCTGGCCGACAAGGTCGTCGTGATGACCGCCGGGCCCGCCACCGTGAAGCAGGTCTTCGACATCGACCTGCCGCGGCCGCGCAAGGTGGAGTCGATCCGTCTGGAGCCGCGGTTCATCGAGATCTACCGCGAGATCTGGGAGTCCCTCGGCGAAGAGGTCCGCATCACGCGCGAGAGGGGTGCCGCCCATGTCGCCTGA